Proteins encoded by one window of Rhodamnia argentea isolate NSW1041297 chromosome 6, ASM2092103v1, whole genome shotgun sequence:
- the LOC115753242 gene encoding protein trichome birefringence-like 1, which produces MAAADASSPTQRIFRRLISPTKSDAKPSPLSFSAARGTRSFACGFILTFVACTFLFVLNPTTRFSSSSPWLPNLFAASSYRSHFFSMLSRFGRNPSESASLSLPPSPPRPRLPGDLAVSRGGEEAAASRSDRRDDRRRSGIGAAKTASEAALGSREDGGDVNGESPSRRKKKKKRMENWPQPVKKCDVYAGRWVRDESYPLYSPGSCPHIDEPFNCFLNGRRDSGYLKYRWQPHDCNIPRLSGREMLKLLRGKRLVFVGDSLNRNMWESLVCILRNSVEDKSRVFEASGREEFRTEGYYSFIFQDYNCSVEFFQSPFLVQVWEMPMANGSKRETLRLDVVEGSSDKYKNADILVFNTGHWWTHEKTSKGKDYYQEGSHIYSQLHVKEAFRKALTTWGRWIDSNIDPNKTLVFFRGYSFGHFRGGRWNSGGRCDKETDPYKEETYLFKYPRKMRILEYVIKGMKTPVFYLNVTRITGLRKDAHPSIYRKQNLTEEERRSPVRYQDCSHWCLPGVPDTWNELLYSQILIRETEKWQTNS; this is translated from the exons ATGGCAGCCGCCGACGCGTCCTCCCCTACGCAGAGGATATTCCGCCGCCTGATCTCGCCCACCAAGTCCGACGCCAAGCCGTCGCCGCTCTCCTTCTCCGCCGCCAGGGGAACCAGGTCCTTCGCGTGCGGCTTCATCCTCACCTTCGTCGCCTGCACCTTCCTCTTCGTCCTCAACCCGACCACtcgcttctcctcctcctccccctggCTTCCCAACCTCTTCGCCGCCTCCTCCTACAGATCTCACTTCTTCTCCATGCTCTCTCGCTTCGGCCGTAATCCCTCCGAATCCGCCTCCCTCTCGCTCCCTCCCTCGCCTCCGCGTCCTCGTCTTCCTGGAGACCTCGCCGTTTCTCGGGGCGGCGAAGAAGCGGCTGCTTCGCGTTCGGACCGGAGGGACGATCGAAGGAGGAGCGGGATTGGCGCCGCGAAGACGGCGAGCGAAGCGGCATTGGGGTCGAGAGAGGATGGTGGAGATGTGAATGGGGAGAGTCCatcgaggaggaagaagaagaagaagaggatggagAATTGGCCACAGCCGGTGAAGAAGTGCGATGTGTACGCGGGGAGATGGGTGAGGGACGAGTCTTATCCGCTTTACTCGCCTGGTTCCTGCCCTCACATCGACGAGCCTTTCAACTGTTTTCTGAATGGGAGGCGTGATTCTGGATATCTCAAGTACCGATGGCAACCGCACGATTGCAACATCCCCAG GTTGAGCGGTCGGGAAATGTTGAAATTATTAAGGGGAAAGCGTCTTGTGTTCGTCGGCGATTCTCTCAATAGGAATATGTGGGAATCTCTTGTTTGTATTCTTAGAAACTCAGTTGAGGACAAGAGCAGAGTCTTTGAGGCTTCTGGAAGGGAAGAGTTCCGAACTGAGGGCTATTACTCGTTTATATTTCAG GATTACAATTGCTCTGTGGAGTTCTTTCAATCACCGTTCTTGGTGCAAGTATGGGAAATGCCTATGGCGAATGGATCAAAGAGGGAGACACTTCGGCTAGATGTTGTCGAGGGATCCTCTGATAAGTACAAGAATGCAGACATCCTTGTTTTCAACACCGGGCATTGGTGGACTCATGAGAAAACTTCCAAGGG AAAGGATTATTATCAGGAAGGCAGTCATATCTACAGCCAATTGCACGTGAAAGAGGCATTTCGGAAAGCATTGACAACTTGGGGAAGATGGATAGACTCCAACATAGACCCAAATAAAACGCTTGTTTTCTTCAGGGGCTATTCTTTTGGCCACTTTAG AGGAGGACGCTGGAATTCCGGCGGGCGATGTGACAAAGAGACCGATCCATACAAGGAAGAGACATACTTATTCAAGTATCCTCGAAAGATGAGAATCCTTGAATATGTGATAAAGGGTATGAAGACACCAGTCTTCTATCTCAATGTAACAAGGATTACTGGTTTGCGAAAGGATGCACACCCGTCAATATACAGGAAGCAGAATTTAACAGAAGAGGAAAGGAGATCACCAGTACGATACCAGGATTGTAGCCATTGGTGCCTGCCTGGCGTTCCCGATACTTGGAATGAGCTCCTGTACAGTCAGATTCTTATTAGGGAAACAGAAAAGTGGCAAACGAACAGCTGA
- the LOC115753216 gene encoding cation/H(+) antiporter 2-like yields the protein MNATQTFICQPDLINPLTTMGLQMSGILVLSHLFHLAMKAVGNSGPVAQILAGLALGPTGLSRIDKVRNFLYEQSTKDYYPVMEFFFSIIFMFQIGLETDISYAIRTLRPAGTIAYGGIISSFILGGTLSFFSYRYLDFIGNTYIVYGLFIIIFLANAAPPAVIRLTAELKIATSDIGRLAVCSSLVNDMSCLFLYALIIATHSGKGFGRGILCLMVTVGLIFLNKYLALWFNRRNRNQKYLKHTEVFIILSLVIATSMIIELMSYNSSINCFLLGLMFPREGKSARTLLFKLTYSINNFILPIYFGYIGFQFNGNYLQKLENIVTVILVVVLSIAGKVAGTLAACKYMKIPLNKGVLIGFLLNMKGHADLVLLSGVSNILSWTLKSHDLLLMTIVINTVISGVVISIIMRKEEKRVAQAYRSLELQDPENELRLLACVYGPRHVAATVGIISALRGPQTAPITPYLMHLVELPEKHKAKSALYHELEDDEIEVNEDDYGGNDVLEINDAVDAFTADTKVLIQQVKAVSTFSNMYEDICDDAEDLRVSIILLPFHKHQRIDGKMESGKEGIRTTNQRVLRHAPCSVGIIVNRGPGGAPGFTQILSSETTQHVATLFFGGPDDQEALACSKRIATHPCVNLTVIRFVPSPSSSTENATHPDDDVFLADFYNRHVRSGQVRYVEKCVNNGTQTVAALTEMGDMYTLFIVGRGRRGQSPMTTGMSDWEECPELGIVGDILASSEFSINGSVLIIQQHRNPSI from the exons ATGAATGCAACGCAAACGTTCATATGTCAACCAGATTTGATCAACCCCCTGACCACCATGGGACTGCAGATGTCCGGCATTCTCGTCCTCTCCCATCTCTTCCACCTCGCTATGAAAGCCGTGGGAAATTCCGGGCCCGTGGCGCAAATCTTG GCGGGACTTGCACTAGGTCCAACCGGGTTATCGCGCATCGACAAAGTGAGAAACTTCTTGTACGAACAGTCGACCAAAGATTATTACCCTGTTATGGAATTCTTCTTCAGCATAATCTTCATGTTCCAGATCGGTCTAGAGACGGACATTTCTTATGCGATTCGAACCTTACGACCTGCTGGCACAATTGCTTATGGCGGAATCATATCGAGTTTCATCCTTGGAGggactctttctttcttctcctacCGGTACTTAGATTTTATAGGTAATACATACATAGTTTACGGTCTCTTCATCATAATATTCCTGGCGAATGCTGCCCCTCCTGCCGTGATCCGTCTGACAGCCGAATTAAAGATCGCAACTTCTGACATTGGCCGATTAGCCGTGTGTTCTTCATTGGTCAATGACATGTCGTGTTTATTTCTGTATGCTTTAATCATCGCAACTCACTCCGGGAAGGGCTTTGGCCGCGGAATTCTCTGCCTTATGGTCACCGTGGGACTGATTTTTCTGAACAAGTATTTGGCTCTTTGGTTCAATCGACGAAACAGAAACCAGAAGTACTTGAAACATACCGAAGTCTTCATTATATTGTCTCTCGTTATAGCTACATCCATGATCATAGAGTTGATGTCCTACAATAGCTCAATCAATTGTTTCCTCCTGGGTCTGATGTTCCCTAGGGAAGGCAAATCGGCTCGTACATTGTTGTTCAAGCTCACCTATTCCATCAACAATTTCATACTGCCCATCTATTTTGGCTATATCGGCTTCCAGTTTAATGGGAACTATCTCCAAAAGTTGGAGAACATCGTTACTGTTATATTGGTTGTTGTGCTTAGCATCGCGGGCAAAGTCGCCGGCACCCTAGCAGCTTGCAAGTACATGAAGATCCCCCTGAACAAGGGCGTGTTGATCGGTTTCTTACTGAACATGAAAGGCCATGCTGATCTGGTGCTCCTGAGTGGTGTTTCAAACATTCTT AGTTGGACCCTAAAATCCCATGACTTGCTGCTAATGACCATAGTCATTAACACGGTCATCTCAGGAGTAGTGATATCTATCATAATgaggaaagaggagaaaagggTAGCTCAGGCTTACCGATCGCTCGAGCTGCAAGACCCAGAAAATGAACTCCGGCTCCTAGCATGCGTGTATGGCCCACGCCATGTAGCAGCAACGGTTGGGATTATCTCGGCACTGAGGGGACCCCAGACGGCACCAATCACCCCGTACCTGATGCACTTGGTCGAACTCCCGGAGAAGCACAAGGCCAAGTCTGCGCTGTATCATGAGCTCGAAGACGACGAGATAGAGGTCAACGAGGATGATTATGGTGGGAATGATGTGCTGGAGATCAACGATGCCGTGGATGCCTTCACGGCAGACACTAAAGTCTTGATCCAGCAGGTCAAAGCCGTGTCGACGTTTTCCAACATGTATGAGGACATTTGCGATGATGCTGAGGATTTGAGAGTTTCCATTATACTACTGCCTTTCCACAAGCACCAAAGGATCGATGGCAAAATGGAGAGCGGCAAGGAAGGGATAAGGACCACCAACCAAAGAGTTCTCCGGCACGCACCATGCTCGGTGGGAATTATTGTCAACCGAGGCCCTGGAGGTGCCCCGGGGTTTACGCAAATACTAAGCTCCGAGACCACACAGCATGTTGCCACACTGTTTTTTGGTGGCCCTGATGACCAGGAGGCTTTGGCCTGCAGCAAACGAATTGCTACTCATCCTTGCGTTAATTTGACAGTCATTAGGTTTGTACCGTCGCCGTCTTCTTCAACTGAGAACGCGACCCATCCGGATGATGATGTCTTCTTGGCAGACTTCTATAATAG GCATGTGAGGTCGGGACAAGTTAGGTACGTGGAGAAGTGTGTGAACAATGGCACACAGACGGTGGCCGCCCTAACAGAGATGGGGGATATGTACACACTGTTCATCGTAGGGAGGGGGAGGCGAGGGCAGTCGCCGATGACCACCGGGATGAGCGACTGGGAAGAATGTCCCGAGCTCGGAATAGTGGGGGACATACTAGCTTCATCTGAGTTCAGTATTAACGGTTCGGTTCTCATAATACAACAGCATAGGAATCCAAGCATATAG
- the LOC115753243 gene encoding uncharacterized protein LOC115753243: MNEQSQLINQASPMVNHGPMFGQQPQMLMNPPQLLSASKAMSQPQIRAMNQPQMLGQRQSQVFAQPMLNRGYKPWPPPQQLGMDPGAQFRGSKLGFGAPKPQGRGNWKGKKPNDKRVDLRKAPNPSVNAVMTGAVGAGSYKPPSLNELQSQNHLKARKFYPKKKFNNRFAPYAPRNTSSFIMRAKKSGGIASLVSPSPVTPAVLPTPTFSPTTEVLGDMAKEEWGVDGYGSMKGLIRLRNEADFREHEDEEEGDDNEEDDNDGSSESDVEEEKNSVLSRLDHEMSRFEMVYPTYGGDYNNILENRVDDQDAHIAQLEEENLTLKEKLFLMERELEDLRKRLQLLERKSQGTDYVNEEVVENVSENDSGGGSDVHGMECESKEEVMEYGDGNLEGTNIDAGNDSRRENNHLAISESGRDISMDMYAQKGAMPEEGHLKGEEMRDENMPVEASTEPDEVKNTGQVRDLATAEVDVKTHDIEGEDIGTVHSEKSIGDGD, encoded by the coding sequence ATGAACGAGCAGTCTCAGCTAATCAATCAAGCTTCGCCGATGGTGAATCACGGCCCGATGTTCGGCCAGCAGCCTCAGATGTTGATGAACCCGCCTCAGTTGCTGAGCGCGTCCAAGGCGATGAGTCAGCCCCAGATTAGGGCCATGAACCAGCCTCAGATGCTGGGTCAGCGTCAGTCCCAAGTGTTTGCTCAGCCGATGCTGAACAGAGGCTACAAGCCGTGGCCTCCGCCGCAGCAGCTTGGGATGGATCCGGGCGCCCAGTTCCGTGGCTCGAAACTTGGGTTTGGGGCTCCGAAGCCGCAAGGTAGAGGTAACTGGAAGGGCAAGAAGCCGAACGACAAGCGTGTGGACTTGAGGAAAGCCCCTAATCCCTCGGTTAACGCCGTCATGACTGGTGCAGTTGGCGCTGGAAGTTATAAGCCCCCTAGCCTTAACGAGTTACAGTCTCAGAATCACTTGAAGGCCCGGAAGTTTTACCCGAAGAAGAAGTTTAACAATAGGTTCGCCCCTTATGCGCCGAGGAACACTTCATCGTTCATCATGCGGGCAAAGAAATCCGGAGGGATTGCGTCCTTGGTGTCCCCGAGCCCTGTCACGCCGGCGGTGCTGCCAACGCCGACGTTCTCACCGACTACAGAAGTTTTAGGGGACATGGCGAAGGAGGAGTGGGGTGTGGATGGGTACGGGTCAATGAAGGGTTTGATTAGGCTACGTAACGAGGCAGATTTTAGGGAACatgaggacgaggaggaggggGATGATAACGAGGAAGATGATAACGATGGGTCTAGCGAGAGTGATGTGGAGGAGGAAAAGAATAGCGTGCTTAGTAGGTTGGATCATGAGATGAGCCGGTTCGAGATGGTGTATCCCACTTATGGAGGTGATTACAACAATATATTGGAGAACAGGGTAGATGATCAGGATGCTCACATTGCACAACTGGAGGAAGAGAATTTGACACTGAAGGAGAAGCTTTTCTTGATGGAGAGGGAGTTGGAAGATTTAAGGAAGAGGTTGCAGCTCTTGGAAAGGAAGAGTCAAGGGACGGATTATGTCAATGAGGAGGTAGTTGAGAATGTATCTGAAAATGACAGTGGAGGAGGATCTGATGTCCATGGAATGGAATGTGAAagcaaggaagaggtgatggaATATGGGGATGGCAATTTAGAAGGTACAAACATTGATGCTGGCAATGACTCTAGAAGGGAAAATAACCATTTGGCGATTAGCGAGAGTGGGAGGGATATCTCCATGGACATGTATGCTCAAAAAGGAGCGATGCCAGAAGAAGGCCATTTAAAGGGCGAGGAGATGCGGGATGAGAATATGCCTGTTGAAGCAAGTACCGAACCGGATGAGGTGAAGAACACTGGGCAAGTGCGGGATTTGGCCACAGCTGAAGTGGATGTGAAGACGCATGACATCGAAGGTGAGGATATTGGAACTGTCCATTCTGAGAAGAGCATTGGCGATGGTGACTGA